In Gambusia affinis linkage group LG08, SWU_Gaff_1.0, whole genome shotgun sequence, a single window of DNA contains:
- the etfa gene encoding electron transfer flavoprotein subunit alpha, mitochondrial — MNRVLSKSSLRNLTGLIQRFQSTLVVAEHNNDKLTPITLNAITAAGKLGGDVSCLVAGTNCGKVVEEISKVQGVKKILVAQHDSYKGALPEELTPLILETQKQFNFTHICAGASAFGKNLLPRVAAKLDVAPISDIIEIKSPDTFVRTIYAGNALSTVKCNEAVKIFTVRGTAFEAASAEGGSAASAEVASTPPAGVSEWLEQNLTKSDRPELTSAKVVVSGGRGLKSGENFKLLYDLADKLNAAVGASRAAVDAGFVPNDMQVGQTGKIVAPELYIAVGISGAIQHLAGMKDSKTIVAINKDPEAPIFQVADYGLVADLFKAVPEMTEALSK, encoded by the exons ATGAACAGAGTTTTAAGCAAATCATCTCTGAGAAATCTG ACGGGCCTCATCCAGAGGTTTCAGAGCACCTTGGTCGTCGCAGAACACAACAATGACAAGCTGACCCCCATTACTCTCAATGCCATCACTGCTGCCGGTAAGCTGGGCGGAGATGTGTCTTGTCTGGTTGCAGGAACGAACTGTGGAAAG gTTGTAGAGGAGATCAGTAAAGTCCAAGGTGTGAAGAAGATTCTGGTGGCTCAACATGACTCTTACAAAGGTGCCTTGCCAG AGGAGTTGACTCCCCTTATCTTGGAAACACAAAAGCAGTTCAACTTTACTCATATCTGTGCTGGTGCATCTGCTTTTGGAAAG AATCTACTTCCCAGAGTTGCTGCCAAGTTGGATGTTGCCCCAATTTCAGATATTATTGAAATCAAATCTCCAGATACTTTTGTCAGGACTATTTATGCAG GAAACGCCCTCAGCACGGTGAAATGTAACGAGGCGGTCAAGATCTTCACTGTCCGAGGGACGGCGTTCGAAGCAGCTTCAGCAGAGGGAGGAAGTGCTGCATCAGCAGAAG TCGCTTCTACTCCTCCTGCTGGAGTTTCTGAGTGGCTCGAGCAAAATTTGACAAAGAGCGACCGTCCTGAGCTGACGAGTGCAAAGGTTGTGGTGTCAGGAG GAAGAGGCTTGAAGAGTGGAGAGAATTTCAAACTGCTTTACGACCTTGCTGACAAATTGAACGCTGCTG ttggtGCATCCAGAGCTGCAGTGGATGCTGGGTTCGTCCCTAATGACATGCAAGTCGGACAGACTGGCAAGATCGTAGCACCC GAGTTGTACATTGCAGTTGGAATCTCTGGAGCGATCCAACACCTGGCTGGAATGAAAGACAGCAAG ACTATTGTTGCCATCAACAAAGACCCCGAAGCTCCCATTTTCCAGGTGGCTGACTATGGCCTTGTGGCGGATCTTTTTAAG GCTGTTCCTGAGATGACAGAAGCTCTGAGCAAGTGA
- the isl2a gene encoding insulin gene enhancer protein isl-2a isoform X1 codes for MVDVLLNTSFLDDMGDRSKKKSGIAMCVGCGSQIHDQYILRVSPDLEWHAACLKCAECNQYLDETCTCFVRDGKTYCKRDYARLFGIKCAKCDLGFCSSDLVMRARGNVYHMECFRCSVCSRHLLPGDEFSLRDDELLCQADHGLLVERSSAGSPLSPGNIHTRPLHIADSISVRHPPHHRNHVHKQSEKTTRVRTVLNEKQLHTLRTCYNANPRPDALMKEQLVEMTGLSPRVIRVWFQNKRCKDKKKSILMKQLQQQQQSDKTNLQGLTGTPLVAGSPIRHDNAVQGNPVEVQTYQPPWKSLSDFALQTDLDQPAFQQLVSFSESGSLGNSSGSDVTSLSSQLPDTPNSMVPSPVDT; via the exons ATGGTGGACGTCTTGCTCAACACTTCTTTCTTGGATGATATGGGGGATCGTTCAAAAA AGAAGTCGGGAATCGCAATGTGCGTGGGGTGTGGAAGTCAGATACACGACCAGTACATCCTGAGAGTTTCCCCGGACCTGGAGTGGCATGCAGCCTGCCTCAAGTGTGCAGAGTGCAACCAGTATCTGGATGAGACGTGCACTTGCTTCGTCCGGGACGGAAAGACTTACTGTAAAAGAGATTATGCAAG ATTGTTTGGcatcaaatgtgcaaaatgtgactTGGGCTTCTGCAGCAGCGACCTGGTGATGAGGGCCCGAGGCAATGTGTATCACATGGAGTGTTTTCGGTGCTCGGTGTGCAGCCGACACCTCCTGCCGGGGGATGAGTTCTCGCTGCGGGACGACGAGCTTCTGTGTCAGGCCGATCACGGCTTGTTGGTGGAGCGGTCCTCTGCAGGAAGCCCGCTGAGTCCCGGGAACATTCATACCAGACCGCTGCACATTGCTG ATTCAATTTCGGTCCGGCACCCACCTCACCACCGGAACCACGTCCACAAGCAGTCCGAAAAGACCACCCGTGTCCGGACGGTGCTCAACGAGAAGCAGCTGCACACGCTGCGGACATGCTACAACGCCAACCCGAGGCCGGACGCCCTGATGAAGGAGCAGCTGGTGGAGATGACCGGCCTGAGCCCCAGGGTGATCCGGGTCTGGTTCCAGAACAAGCGCTGCAAGGACAAGAAGAAGTCCATTCTGATGAAGCAGcttcagcaacagcagcagagcgACAAAACC AATCTGCAGGGCCTGACAGGCACTCCTCTGGTGGCTGGGAGTCCGATCCGGCACGACAACGCCGTGCAGGGGAATCCAGTGGAGGTGCAGACCTACCAGCCTCCTTGGAAAAGCCTCAGCGACTTTGCCCTGCAAACCGACTTGGACCAGCCTGCTTTCCAGCAACTG GTTTCTTTCTCTGAGTCGGGCTCTTTGGGAAACTCCTCGGGCAGCGACGTGACCTCCCTCTCGTCTCAACTACCGGACACACCGAACAGCATGGTTCCGAGTCCCGTCGACACGTGA
- the isl2a gene encoding insulin gene enhancer protein isl-2a isoform X3, translating into MVDVLLNTSFLDDMGDRSKKKSGIAMCVGCGSQIHDQYILRVSPDLEWHAACLKCAECNQYLDETCTCFVRDGKTYCKRDYASSDLVMRARGNVYHMECFRCSVCSRHLLPGDEFSLRDDELLCQADHGLLVERSSAGSPLSPGNIHTRPLHIADSISVRHPPHHRNHVHKQSEKTTRVRTVLNEKQLHTLRTCYNANPRPDALMKEQLVEMTGLSPRVIRVWFQNKRCKDKKKSILMKQLQQQQQSDKTNLQGLTGTPLVAGSPIRHDNAVQGNPVEVQTYQPPWKSLSDFALQTDLDQPAFQQLVSFSESGSLGNSSGSDVTSLSSQLPDTPNSMVPSPVDT; encoded by the exons ATGGTGGACGTCTTGCTCAACACTTCTTTCTTGGATGATATGGGGGATCGTTCAAAAA AGAAGTCGGGAATCGCAATGTGCGTGGGGTGTGGAAGTCAGATACACGACCAGTACATCCTGAGAGTTTCCCCGGACCTGGAGTGGCATGCAGCCTGCCTCAAGTGTGCAGAGTGCAACCAGTATCTGGATGAGACGTGCACTTGCTTCGTCCGGGACGGAAAGACTTACTGTAAAAGAGATTATGCAAG CAGCGACCTGGTGATGAGGGCCCGAGGCAATGTGTATCACATGGAGTGTTTTCGGTGCTCGGTGTGCAGCCGACACCTCCTGCCGGGGGATGAGTTCTCGCTGCGGGACGACGAGCTTCTGTGTCAGGCCGATCACGGCTTGTTGGTGGAGCGGTCCTCTGCAGGAAGCCCGCTGAGTCCCGGGAACATTCATACCAGACCGCTGCACATTGCTG ATTCAATTTCGGTCCGGCACCCACCTCACCACCGGAACCACGTCCACAAGCAGTCCGAAAAGACCACCCGTGTCCGGACGGTGCTCAACGAGAAGCAGCTGCACACGCTGCGGACATGCTACAACGCCAACCCGAGGCCGGACGCCCTGATGAAGGAGCAGCTGGTGGAGATGACCGGCCTGAGCCCCAGGGTGATCCGGGTCTGGTTCCAGAACAAGCGCTGCAAGGACAAGAAGAAGTCCATTCTGATGAAGCAGcttcagcaacagcagcagagcgACAAAACC AATCTGCAGGGCCTGACAGGCACTCCTCTGGTGGCTGGGAGTCCGATCCGGCACGACAACGCCGTGCAGGGGAATCCAGTGGAGGTGCAGACCTACCAGCCTCCTTGGAAAAGCCTCAGCGACTTTGCCCTGCAAACCGACTTGGACCAGCCTGCTTTCCAGCAACTG GTTTCTTTCTCTGAGTCGGGCTCTTTGGGAAACTCCTCGGGCAGCGACGTGACCTCCCTCTCGTCTCAACTACCGGACACACCGAACAGCATGGTTCCGAGTCCCGTCGACACGTGA
- the isl2a gene encoding insulin gene enhancer protein isl-2a isoform X2: MIWGIVQKSGIAMCVGCGSQIHDQYILRVSPDLEWHAACLKCAECNQYLDETCTCFVRDGKTYCKRDYARLFGIKCAKCDLGFCSSDLVMRARGNVYHMECFRCSVCSRHLLPGDEFSLRDDELLCQADHGLLVERSSAGSPLSPGNIHTRPLHIADSISVRHPPHHRNHVHKQSEKTTRVRTVLNEKQLHTLRTCYNANPRPDALMKEQLVEMTGLSPRVIRVWFQNKRCKDKKKSILMKQLQQQQQSDKTNLQGLTGTPLVAGSPIRHDNAVQGNPVEVQTYQPPWKSLSDFALQTDLDQPAFQQLVSFSESGSLGNSSGSDVTSLSSQLPDTPNSMVPSPVDT, from the exons ATGATATGGGGGATCGTTCAAAAA TCGGGAATCGCAATGTGCGTGGGGTGTGGAAGTCAGATACACGACCAGTACATCCTGAGAGTTTCCCCGGACCTGGAGTGGCATGCAGCCTGCCTCAAGTGTGCAGAGTGCAACCAGTATCTGGATGAGACGTGCACTTGCTTCGTCCGGGACGGAAAGACTTACTGTAAAAGAGATTATGCAAG ATTGTTTGGcatcaaatgtgcaaaatgtgactTGGGCTTCTGCAGCAGCGACCTGGTGATGAGGGCCCGAGGCAATGTGTATCACATGGAGTGTTTTCGGTGCTCGGTGTGCAGCCGACACCTCCTGCCGGGGGATGAGTTCTCGCTGCGGGACGACGAGCTTCTGTGTCAGGCCGATCACGGCTTGTTGGTGGAGCGGTCCTCTGCAGGAAGCCCGCTGAGTCCCGGGAACATTCATACCAGACCGCTGCACATTGCTG ATTCAATTTCGGTCCGGCACCCACCTCACCACCGGAACCACGTCCACAAGCAGTCCGAAAAGACCACCCGTGTCCGGACGGTGCTCAACGAGAAGCAGCTGCACACGCTGCGGACATGCTACAACGCCAACCCGAGGCCGGACGCCCTGATGAAGGAGCAGCTGGTGGAGATGACCGGCCTGAGCCCCAGGGTGATCCGGGTCTGGTTCCAGAACAAGCGCTGCAAGGACAAGAAGAAGTCCATTCTGATGAAGCAGcttcagcaacagcagcagagcgACAAAACC AATCTGCAGGGCCTGACAGGCACTCCTCTGGTGGCTGGGAGTCCGATCCGGCACGACAACGCCGTGCAGGGGAATCCAGTGGAGGTGCAGACCTACCAGCCTCCTTGGAAAAGCCTCAGCGACTTTGCCCTGCAAACCGACTTGGACCAGCCTGCTTTCCAGCAACTG GTTTCTTTCTCTGAGTCGGGCTCTTTGGGAAACTCCTCGGGCAGCGACGTGACCTCCCTCTCGTCTCAACTACCGGACACACCGAACAGCATGGTTCCGAGTCCCGTCGACACGTGA